The following DNA comes from Solanum stenotomum isolate F172 chromosome 11, ASM1918654v1, whole genome shotgun sequence.
caattaattaaaacaaaaaaggtaTCAACCCCCTCTTCAACTCATTCCCATATACTCAAATTCAAATCCAAATTCAAACTTCTTTTAGTACTATCTACAAGTTCACCACTCTTGATCAAATTCTCTTCCAATTTAATCTTCTTATTCAGCTCGATTTGATTCAATTCATCGCGATGTTTTCTCATGTGTCCTCCTAACGCTTGTCCAATAGCAAACTCTTTACCACAAATAGAACATTCatgttttttcttattaacATGTAATGATTCACCATTAGTTCTCATCATCATGTTGAGCTTATTCTTGTGACTTGTTGCATGTCCACCAAGTGCTTGAAATGATTCAAATCGTTTCTTACATTTTTTGCACTCATAATAAAGTTTACGTCGTCCTAATAACTCGTTCCTCTTTGCTATATCCACACAATTTGCCATCGCAAAATTCTCCActgattcttcttctttgcttTTCTTTAACCTCATGTTCATAGTTGCACTAGATGTGCACATACTTTAGTTGCTTTGAATTATATCGCGATAAAACAATAGTCGTCTTATTTTTAACACgtataatagaaatattttgtGGTGAGTGGATTATTGAGTTACAGCTATATATAATGTTCGTTCGTTTTGTTTTCACTAACCAAGTTGAACTAGGATTTGTTGgccaaaaacaaagaaattaaaaggaACAATTATATGGAAACTGAATCCGAGTAAAGTACTACTAATTAAGTAGACACGGTtattatattttcctaattGTAGATGGTTTTATTGTTTTCagatttaatttttgaatttgtgtaaattaatttaatagcttatttaccttattttatttctaaGTAATTAGTTCCAATTATTATGaataattatttgtataataatatCCTGACGTAATACATTAAAGTTTATTTATATTCATAGTACGCATataaaagtttaattatttccttctttttttcaattcagTCCAAAGTCCACATAAGGCGTTTGAATGAAAAAGTTAAGTGGTAGTAACTAACATGGACTTCTTTTAAACTAACTAATACTCcatctctttctttttaatgGTCATAATAAGATTTTagttaattcttttaaaaaaattaattaggagTTTAGTtgatttgttgtaatttttaaaGTGAAACTCCACAGGCAGACATTATTATAGTTGGAAgcttcaaaatatgaaaatgaaattttaacaaataaaactctGTTTGAGTGGATATTGCTATAAAAGACTATCGAAGaaactaaatctaaaatttagggtgattttatgtgatttttaaaGATGTTTTGGATGAATCTAGTTCTTGAATTTAAAAAGAAGATGAAGTCAGTTTTTGTATAGTAATACATATTATTGTAAGCTCATTTCtcctagtttgtcactcggggacgagtgatgggtaaatttgtatctattgtaacgGCATATTCCCATCGTTATGGAAATGCCAATGGGGAAGAAATTTGGGATAGAATACTtctgagtagtaacttggaaattcTAGCTTAGGCCATACTTGAACAAAATCTGagtcaggtgaggtctagggCAATCTGGTAATGGATGGGAGATTTAATTATGACTTTGATCATGTGAATGGATAGACAAGACGTTAAGGAGCATGTGCGGCTTTACGGAATCGAATTCGGTccagtagaactcccgaaactgatttTGGAGTGAAATCGTAGTTTTAGAACGTCCTAATTTGAAAGTAAAttgtgaaatgggagcttgAACTAAAATTTCGAGCTTCTGTGTCCGTGCAAGTCGTCGGGGCGGGATTAATCCCACCAGGATGGGGCCGCCGTGGCGGGCCAGTCGCGACTTAAGTCAGagaaaaaccccaaaaacgttattttctgcaaaactttgttcttgagagctaagggaCGACCAAAAGCATTTTCATATCAGATTCCCACGATTTCTAGCCCTAAATGTAAGttaattactcccctaatctgtatttcgattcttagaacttagaatcttgGATAATTATCGTTGGGGGAGGTTTTTGGCCTAAAgttaatggtgggaaaagccctagtTGAACATTAGGATCATGGATTTGGTCTTGGGTTAataattttgctatttttcGGGTAAATTATACCTTGTTTAGTAATCCTTGCATTGATTGCTTGTTTTAGATCAAGAACGAGATGAAAGACtccggaaagggaaggctcaCGTGNcggtaacttccgaagcacatttttaagaactttttgggtcaaattcaaatataatcatttcattaagttctcgactccaaactcacatgtgaggctctagtttcactctatcattttccgagtcgttacagattttgaggtaggtgatagttTGATTTCCTGTTGTGTAATATATGCCGGTTAATTGATTCATTGTATGCGTGCATGCATGTGAATGGGAAATGTGAATCAATTTAATGAATTGATTATGTGTGAACAATCACATGCCCTGAACCTATTACTTGATTGTACGACTATAAGCACTGTTCATTATGAGTGTGATTGTGACTGtggttgtgttgattggatcggatgtcacgttccgacacatatattggatcaaatgtcacattctgacacatatattggatcgggtgtcacgttccaacatTTGTatattggatcgagtgtcacgtttcgacacactaacagtttgagtgtgggttccatgagaggaccacttGTGATTATTACGTTCATAACTAATTGTCATGGATATTGAGAATTTGTATGTTGCTCCTAAAATGATAACTGAATTATGCCTTctatatatgtgtgtttactgtGTTGTAATTACTTGCGTATATTGTGCCTACCGGAGTAGttgcgtgatcctaccagtacactgtgatttgtgtattgatactgcacttgctctttctttgttgagtacagggcatcttcaggcggctactgacagacctcagctaggagatCTTTGATCGataccggattcaagggtgagtcagttctttcaggctgacATGGATCCATCACTagtttagtccattcttttcggacTCGGACTATATGTTAGACTTGTTTATGTGTAGTTTTCGGGGTTGCACCcccttttcttagacttgttggttaacagagttttggtacaatgactttcagttcTAGGAGTTGAATTTCCGCGATAGTTGTTTGTTAGACCTTTGAAGTTTATGGAACTCTGTATTTATTTAGTCATTTAAAcatgcttccgtatctttaaatgttttagtCTCTTAAAAATTGCTTAGACTGGTTGTAGTAATGATTCTCCCACCAAAGGGTTAGTATGGGTGTCAATCACGGCAATCTGGATAGTAACATACTAAGAATATTCTGGCAAACTGGAATCAGGCTATGCAAGCGAGTGCCAATAGGGGAACGTTGCTTGACTGGAATCAGGCGACACTTGCTAGTGATGCAGGTGTTGTCACAACTGACTAGAATCAGGCATCACAACTTAACAATGGGTATCCATCACATATGGTTTTTGATCCTCAGTACcctagttttttttatatataatgttatatatattgagtttataatcttgcattttaaatttttaaatattgctATAAAAAGACTATCAAAAGTTTGTACATTATTATATACTAATATATAATATCGTgtaccaatttttttaatcactactacaaaaaataaaaaatatattggcTATGCGATTAAAAACCTAAAAACTTGACTATCTAATCAGAAATATGCTACTCCCTTTGTCTTTGTTTATGACTCGCTTTTCTTTATAATCAgtctaaaaagaatgacatatttctatattaagtaataatttgattttaaaatgtcttttgtTGTCACATTAATATCTATCACTCATTTTAAAACACAGTGTTAAAAATCTTTCTTTGTTCTTAAAATCCGCATCAAGTTAAACTAATTCATATAAACTGAGATGGAGAAGGATATTGTTTTGGTGTAAGGTAAGCGCTTATGTCTTTTCTAGGCTACGTTTGCACATGCGCCTTGAAAGGAATGTGTCATGATTTAGAAACCTCATAGAAATTACTTGAAAAATACTATTCCCACTCATATTGTTTAAAAACGCGGCGactcattaatttttaaatatgtgaCAAActtaatcaacaagaaaaagaaaacaaaacttGAATGACCCGTACTAATATTAAATTCCACATACAGCTTTTGCCTATATATATGTGAAATGAAACAAACACCAACAAAAGTATTATTTCCTACTTCTAAATTCTCTCATTTCTTCCAAAGTTTCAAAAACTTACtgctatacaaaaaaaaaatccttatattttgatttttgattacATATAAACATGACAACCATGAAAAGAAGCAGAGAAGGTAATGGACAAGTGGAAGCAGAAGCCATGGCTAATTGCGCCTTAATGCTTTTGTCGCGTttaaacaataacaacaacaataacaatgatTTTGCATGCAAGACTTGTAATAAACGATTTCCATCTTTCCAAGCCCTTGGTGGACATCGTACAAGTCataataaaaagtcaaaattacTCGGAGAATTTCTTGTTCAAACCAACAAAAAGAATAAGATGCATAAATGCTCTATATGTGGTACGGAGTTTTCATTGGGTCAAGCATTAGGCGGACATATGAGACGTCACCGtgatgaaattaataaaattacgTCTCATGAAAAGACGATGATTCCGATTTTGAAGAAGTCGAATAGCAGCAAGAGGattaatatttttggggttaaCTTTAACATAAAACctgatgatgataatgttgatgatttgaagCTATGGCCGATGGAAGAGGCTCCATCGCCCGTCTTGCGAATATTTATTTAAGTCAGCTTGTAATTCATTTTGATTAGGATTAGGCGAATTAATTAGCTATTTGTGGAATTATTTCCATtcattttgttgtatatataatccttaattagtaattattcactgattattttgtatatgttgaATCTTATCTATATATCACCCAGGATTAAGGTATTTACAAATCAtgtgtttgattttgttgttaCCTTGAGAATATTGATTATTGGTATAATAACATCGAACTTATATATAATTCAATCAAATGTGATGCAAATGAAATAACTCAGATATGGGCGTATaacatatactccctccgtttctcTTTACATAtcgtttttattaaaaataaatacaccCTCTCCAATAATAACTATACTATTTTGaaatgtccaacaatacttattcactttataaaatcaatggataattttatacttaatttctaatttactcttatcattaattatagtcatttctttattacatttttcaatttattgtaattattatatttaaatggTGATATGGTAAAATTGTCATTCGATAATTTCTTAATTAAGAAGTGTGCAAAGTCAATAACAGACAAGTATTATTGGACAAAGGGAGAATTTTTCATTTCACAATATCAACCTTGAAGGTatacatttgaccaacataGAAAAACTAAGTAAATTATCAATGTTCATTGGTCAAATTAGTTAATCAAAGTAAATTAAGtcatgttcatttattgaaaatatgaattcaagagaaaattaaataaaggtATAATGATAAACTTATCTACTTTATTAAGAAGCGTGAAACCTAAAATGGTGACAACTAAATAGAAACGAAGAGAGTAgaagtttaattttttccattcaGTGGGTCCAGAATGTAACCATGGACATTAATGAAATTGCAGAATCATCACACCACATGTTACATTATTTACATTTGGAACGAAAATGTTCATATGTTTTGTACTTCCTCgatccttaattacttgtccacttttgaattgacacccctattaagaaaataaattattgatataatgagtttatcattttacccttgTTAATTATgaaagtggatgaattaaaaacttaagattttcaaaaagttctacatttttcaaagtaattaattgaag
Coding sequences within:
- the LOC125844423 gene encoding zinc finger protein ZAT11-like, which gives rise to MRLKKSKEEESVENFAMANCVDIAKRNELLGRRKLYYECKKCKKRFESFQALGGHATSHKNKLNMMMRTNGESLHVNKKKHECSICGKEFAIGQALGGHMRKHRDELNQIELNKKIKLEENLIKSGELVDSTKRSLNLDLNLSIWE
- the LOC125845604 gene encoding zinc finger protein ZAT8-like, with product MTTMKRSREGNGQVEAEAMANCALMLLSRLNNNNNNNNDFACKTCNKRFPSFQALGGHRTSHNKKSKLLGEFLVQTNKKNKMHKCSICGTEFSLGQALGGHMRRHRDEINKITSHEKTMIPILKKSNSSKRINIFGVNFNIKPDDDNVDDLKLWPMEEAPSPVLRIFI